In Streptomyces sp. NBC_00704, a genomic segment contains:
- the argJ gene encoding bifunctional glutamate N-acetyltransferase/amino-acid acetyltransferase ArgJ translates to MSVTAAKGFTAAGIAAGIKENGNPDLALVVNTGPRRAAAGVFTSNRVKAAPVLWSEQVLKGGQVSAVVLNSGGANACTGPKGFQDTHATAEQAAEVLGHNAAEVAVASTGLIGVLLPMDKLLPGVRAAAAQLSEHGGEKAAIAIKTTDTVHKTSVAQGDGWTVGGMAKGAGMLAPGLATMLVVLTTDADADSETLDKALRDATRVTFDRVDSDGCMSTNDTVLLLASGASGVTPGYEEFAAAVRAVCDDLGQQLVRDAEGASKDIRIEVVGAADEDDAVEVGRSIARNNLLKCAIHGEDPNWGRVLSAIGTTKAAFEPDRLNVAINGVWVCKNGGVGEDRDKVDMRYREVHIVADLAAGSETATIWTNDLTADYVHENSAYSS, encoded by the coding sequence GAGAACGGCAACCCGGACCTGGCCCTCGTGGTCAACACCGGGCCGCGCCGAGCGGCCGCGGGCGTCTTCACCTCCAACCGCGTCAAGGCCGCGCCCGTCCTGTGGTCCGAGCAGGTCCTCAAGGGCGGCCAGGTGAGCGCGGTGGTCCTCAACTCCGGCGGCGCCAACGCCTGTACCGGCCCGAAGGGCTTCCAGGACACCCACGCGACCGCCGAGCAGGCCGCCGAGGTGCTCGGGCACAACGCGGCCGAGGTCGCCGTGGCCTCGACCGGCCTCATCGGCGTCCTGCTGCCCATGGACAAGCTGCTGCCCGGCGTCCGGGCCGCCGCCGCACAGCTGTCCGAGCACGGCGGCGAGAAGGCCGCCATCGCCATCAAGACCACCGACACCGTCCACAAGACGTCCGTGGCCCAGGGCGACGGCTGGACCGTCGGCGGCATGGCCAAGGGCGCGGGCATGCTCGCCCCCGGCCTCGCCACCATGCTGGTCGTCCTCACCACCGACGCCGACGCCGACAGCGAGACCCTGGACAAGGCGCTGCGCGACGCCACCCGGGTCACCTTCGACCGCGTCGACTCCGACGGCTGCATGTCCACCAACGACACCGTGCTGCTGCTCGCCTCCGGCGCCTCCGGCGTCACCCCCGGGTACGAGGAGTTCGCCGCCGCCGTGCGCGCCGTCTGCGACGACCTCGGCCAGCAGCTCGTCCGGGACGCCGAGGGCGCCAGCAAGGACATCAGGATCGAGGTTGTGGGCGCCGCCGACGAGGACGACGCCGTCGAGGTCGGCCGCTCCATCGCCCGCAACAACCTCCTCAAGTGCGCCATCCACGGCGAGGACCCCAACTGGGGCCGCGTGCTCTCCGCGATCGGCACGACGAAGGCCGCCTTCGAGCCCGACCGGCTGAACGTCGCCATCAACGGCGTCTGGGTGTGCAAGAACGGCGGCGTGGGCGAGGACCGCGACAAGGTCGACATGCGCTACCGCGAGGTGCACATCGTCGCCGACCTCGCCGCCGGATCCGAGACGGCCACGATCTGGACCAACGACCTGACCGCCGACTACGTCCACGAGAACAGCGCCTACTCCTCATGA